Part of the Vitis vinifera cultivar Pinot Noir 40024 chromosome 13, ASM3070453v1 genome is shown below.
GGGCCTCGATTTGTTGGAGTTCGCAGTCGACCTTGTCATTTTCCTGATTTCTGTCATCTTTGGGATACCTTTCCCATCGGTGTCTAAATGGATAAGAAAGATATGGTAGATCATTACAtcaggaaaatataaaaatgaataaatgaggTGATTGATCTAAAATTATTCATGCATGGCTAGTTGATGCATATGTGGCTTTCTATAAAAATGATTCCCATCTGTTCTTGTTGCTCCCCCCGCCGTTTCACATGGCTACTCAATATATCTTTTTAAGTGTGTGGTGTGGTGTTCTCTAGGGTATATATGAGAGATGAGGTTGGATCTCATTTTATCACGGTTGTACTCGACAGGAGAATAGATGAAAAAGGTTTGTTTTCCTATCTTGTTGTGGTGTGGTGTTCTCTAGGGTATATATGAGAGATGAGATTAGATCTCGTTTTATCATGGATGTACTCGACAGgaacatatataaataaagtttgttttcttttcttttcctttaactAGTATGAAAATAAGCACCCTATGGTTGGTTGTTCTTCAGGATATATGCATTGGCTTCCATTGTAGCCTGTCTGATGGCTCTCTTTTTATACATCGCACCATAATATTACAACCATCATTCTCGTCTACGCAGACGACATTTTTCTCACAAGAAATACTGATGCTTTTCTTCAAAATCCATTCAATAAACTAAGCCAAGAGtttgagatcaaggatcttGGATCACCGCACTACTTTCTTGGAGTAGAAGTGAAGCCTTTGTCTGGTGAAGTATTCTTGTCCCAACACAACCATACATATGACATACTTCGCAAAATGCTAGAAAGTTCTCCCTTTGCTACACCAATGACCGTAAAAAAACAAAGCTATCTCCTCCAACTCAGAACTTGTTGATACCACCTGTTTCCTCAGTAGGGGGATCTCCAATATCTCGACCTTCACAAGACCCAACatagtttatttagttaataATGTGTCAATTCTTTGGCTGCCCTACTTTCACCCATTTCAAAGTTGTAAAACGGATCCTGAGATACTTAAATATCACATAAAATTTTGGTCTTCGATGGctattgtagggacccctccccctgatgacacgtggcgcGCCTCGCTGTCCGGAACAACTCCATCCGGACTCCCAAAAGagggacacgtggcgcgctcccctatccggacttcctcagggagaagcacacgacactcgcgaACATCATatccggacgatagcatatcctacccagatatgttgtccggatcgttgactaaagtgagcaagtcttgctacgtcattccgacagcttACCACAGCCCACATTCCGCCACCTGTAGAgcgaaaggacaggaatgatggcaagtcacctcccacgatctctgacagccgcgtcgcctcccacgatctctaacagccgcccgtagggtgatgatggccctacCACCACCTACAGGCATCATaacaagccaaaaagtcttcccaccattaaagagggagacaGAGCTTCTGACACTATACATATGGATCTTCACACAAGGAGGAAGGTAAGTTTTGTTATACCTAGAAAAAGGTCAACTGATTAATCTCTCTAGatatggctgacaaaaccatcggagggtgtgtccggacaccctgtccggacatcttttgcagggacAACTAAACCATAACTCAATCTTGGTTGAAAGCGTGCGTCCATTTGGCAGCAACGTGGATCATCGGGACGCAAGGCCTCAACAGCTATGTTGCCCAAAGTTCTACAAACCTGCATGTGTTTAATGATGCAGATCGGGCTAGTTGCACTACCACAAGGAGATAGCATTTCTTGGTGCCAACTATAGGTTTCTGCACATTTCTTGGTGCCAACTATATTTCTTGGTGTTCTAAGAAACAACCCACAGTTCTCGATCCAATACTGATGTTGAATCTAGATCGGTCTCCACCACAACTGAGATAGCATTGATCatatttcttcttcatgatcTTGGTATTCCCTCTGCAAACCCACTGCAGCTATTTTGTGACAATGTTAGTGCACTTCACATGTCAGTTAATCCTATGTTTCATCCAAGATCAAGACACATTGAGCTCGATTATCACTTCATATGAGAGAAAGTTGCAGTGGGTCATCTTATCACAAGACACATTCCTTATCCGTCTTAACTTGCTGATATCTTCACAAAGCCATTAACCAAGGCTACCTTTCAAATATTCAGGGACAAACAGGGTGTTCATCCTCAATCACATGCTAGTTTAAGGGGGCATATGCCAAGATTAAAGATCCCACCATCTCCTGGGGTCAAGCTACAGATCAAGggaataaaagggaaaataaaaaatccaccAGTCATGAGCGTTAACCAATCTTCCGGCGATATCAACATTCCTTAACCGGTGCAATCTCCTTGAGTAAATAGTGCATTTCCTCTTAGGTAAAATATAAACTTTCATGTAGAAATTTATTGTAGGACGACAAATAATAGGATGTTTATTCAAGCGGGGCAAAATTATATACaagttaatgaaaaattttgccCAAATCTGTAATCAAACTCAGAAAACTTCAATACTGTGGGCCTTTGCTAGCTGCACCACTGGCCACGATCATGTTCAATGGTATGCCCCTCTGTCCAAATCTACAATTCATCAAGACCTCCATTTCTGTTaatgtaaattttataatattatagtTCATTTGACACCTTTGATATTAAAGAGAAGTCATCGGGCGCAATTGATATTAAAATTACGAAAAGTGGGACAGCTTCTTTCCAAATAAGAAGTAGGAACACGTTGCTTGACTTCTATAATAAAACATGATTGTGAAACCTATCCGACCAAATTCTCCACACGAGACCATCAAGCATACCAACTACCCAAACTCACAAGGCACATGGCATACACCTCTCCTGTTCGAAGTATCCACATAACACAAGCAATAATGAAATCTAACTGCGCCTTACAGATGAGACCTCAACGAAATGCCTAAAATGCAAGAACAAGGGGATTTTTTGAAGGAATCACAGGCTCGTTCGATGTTAGTTTCCACTTGTAGCCAATAATGTTATCATGTATGTCCTGTGAAGGACGTCATTCTTGCGAATTGGCAGAAGGGTCACTTCCAACACATTATTCTTCCTCTCTTGGTTAATTGGACATACCTGGCTGTAAAGACCTTCACCCACCCTTTAAAATAATCACAACAAAAAGAATACTAATGAagccaattaataaatataacaaCGGTTGAAAGTGAAATACTTTTAACAACCGATTAATATACATATGATTTTCACTAACAACTCTCCTTCATTGAAACCAATGACGCGCATGTGGTTTGATCATGTGGCTTTCTAACAAATGCTAagtgtttaatttttcaaataattttaagagtacgtttaataataattgtaaaaaaatgttttaaacttttttagtattagaaaattcattttctagaaTCAGacatattctaaatttttttaatttatataaaaaatttaacttaattctAGCTGACTCGTAGCCCGAAAGTCTAATCTACTATCACCACCTTTTGAATTCCATCCATGTGAACACAACTATTTCCACATACCAAAAGTCACTAGCttccaaaaacaaagaaacttcAAAGGTATTAACAAACTGAGAATTGGCTGCGGACTTTTCTCGTGGAATATACTTTTTGTCTTGGAATTCTAGATTCTCTACTATTACAGGAGATGTGTTGAACATGTCCTTGCAAATCTCCCTCCTCCTTTCAGGGAACAGGaagatgttttatttatttttaaccatctACACTTGCTCATTTCAACTTTCTCTCAAACTACGTACTCTCCATCAGAAGCGCTTAATTGGGgggtttaaatttttctttataatagtttaTCTTTATGGTTGTATAGAAGAAGAAATTACAGAAGAAACCACTTCTAAACTTGGCAGTGTGTTTATCCCAACTTCCTCTAATGCTGGTCTTCTATATGTGATGATGTCATGAAATCTTCAATCTTTGATATTAAAGAGAAATCACTGGGGcgcaatattattaaaattatgagtCATAAAAGGAAAATTCGAAAAGTGAGACAGCCTTTTTCCAAGTAGGAGGTAGGCACACGTTGCTTGACTTCTATCATAATCTAGTCAATTCCTCTCcttcaaacatctttatttcTATAAAGAATTATTAGAAGATTGGTTACCAACTAACCTGCCCTTTCATATCTGGAGatttattctaatattttagactaagattatgaaaaatatatctattacactttttcatttttctaaagaacaaaacaaaaaagccGGTGGTTAGAGGTGGACTATAGAAACAAAAAGGTTGGTTGTCAAGGGGACCATAGAATTGAAGCTTCCCTACCAGCTTCATTTTCATTCATGAAAGAAATAAACGAAAAGGggccaaaaaattaaaaagaaaaaaaactagcTGTCACAAGGGCTGGAGCCTCGCAGAAGGTTTCATGTCTAGATAgctacaaatatatttttatttttagttttacttttTCCCCCTCTTGCTTCATTGGACATCCCTATCTGAAAAGACCTTCACCCACCCTTCAAAATAATCACGTACAAGTCAACCAAAAGAATACTAATAAGgtcttttcataaataaatataacgactgttgaaaatgaaatatttttaacaaccCATTGATGCGACTCATGTTCATTCAAACCAATGAATGACGCCCAAGTGGATTTCGAAGAAGCAATAGGCATCAGCCTAAACTAATTGATGGAAACCAAAAGATTTTTTAGCAACCCCCGTCCCATTCAACCTAAATTGAAATTCATCGATCTCTAGTTTAATttatagaaatttataaaatttgcaATATAGAAATGAAATTCAATCACATAACGGGACATATATGTCTTTCATACCTTTTTATTCTCATAATATAAGCTTCCAATACCTTTTTATGAGCTATaaagatttatatttttctcacaaattaaataagaacACTTCTGAAACTTAATCCTGCATGGCTTGTGATTATGCTTATCCATCTTCTATCTAAACGATCGTTCCCCAGCTGACTTGATCTTCATACGTGAAAAGGACAAATAAATATGTAAGATTGACTGGATCAAGTCTTTAATTAATGTTTGTAGCCTTGAGAACCTAGATATTGGCGTGTGAAAGAATGACCCAAGCAAATTTCTAGACATTTTAAATCTAGAAATTTCCACATTGACTCTACAAAAAGCAAAGGATGATGAATTTCTCTGAAACATCATAAGTCATCTAGAAATTTCCATTTCATATCTCAATTCCATTGTTAATAATAGGATTATTAGATAGATTCAGACATTTTGGAAAGGTTCACACCATTGATCGAGTTCCATAAGTTatactttaattaatttgtaatttatatAGTGATTAATCActagaaatttataaaatttgcaATATAGAAATGAAATTCAATAACATAACGGGACATATATGTCTTTCATACCTTTTTAATCTCATAATATAAACTTTCAATACCTTTTTATGAGCTATAAAGATTTGCATTTTTCTCACAAAATAAGAACACTTCTGAAACTTAATGAGCTTTTGTATTTGATTCTTCATTGGTGCTCCTAACTTGAACTTAATCCTGCATGGTTTGTGATTATGCTTATCCATCTTCTATTTAAACGACTGTTCCCCAGGCTGACTTGATCTTCGTACGTGAAAAggacaaataaatatataagacTGACTCTAGATCAAGTCTTTAATTAATGTTCGTGGCCTTGAGAACCTTCATGTGGCGTGTGAAAGAATGACCCTAGCAAATTTCCAGACATTTTAAATCTAGAAATTTCCACATTGACGCTACGAAGAGCAAAGGAAAATGAACTTTTCTGAAAAATCATAAGTCACCTAGAAATTTCCAGTTCATATCTGAATTCCATTGTTAACAATTTATTAGATAGGTTCAGACAGTTTGGAAAGGTTCACACCAATATTCATCAAGTTAATAAgttaaattgtaatttaaaatgaaccaaaataaaataaaataatggagTCATTTTTCTGTATTGGAGTGAATTACACACCTACAAAGGcctgttataaattttttttttttattgatttttcttgttAATTGATCAGATCTGTAAACATTAATCATCCTTAACTACAGATTAATTatgttcaaaattttcataaagcTATCTTCGTGTTTGTATCCATACCAAGTAAAAAATTAGTAGAACTGATCATCATCACGGTGCATGTAACCTTTTGATCAATTTCTGGGCATGTCTGATACCTAGCATAGAAGGGAGACACTCTCGGGGTATTACAGCTTTATTAGCTTGAGATTATACCCCAAGCACCATATTGTTCCTGTGCCCTGGTTAATTCACCTCATTTTGCCCGATGAATTCTATCCTCTTTAACTGGTTTTCAAGTGACAAAATATTAACAACTCAGTCTCACAAACACttcacaaaatttaattttaaatataattggGAAAATATTTTGCCATTGATTTGGTGGCTTAtgttaaattttcatttcagtgatatgaaaaaaaaatttagagaccTTATCTGTCGACCCTAATCCTCTTTTCTTCTTAATTAAGTATAGATCcacaatattattttgattcagGAAGGACCAATTTTATACTCATGAGTTGATCAATTCAATCCTCTTTCTTGGTGGTCAAGTTTGCTTGAAGAGGGCGGTTCATTTTAGCGAAGAGAAATACGTACGTTAGGTTTATACAAAAACTAGTCTTTGATTGATTCAAACCATTAGGTATACCATTCATTtgtcttaaaaatgaaatgggCACACACGGTTTGGGTGATTTGCTGACCTAATTTCTCATCACAATGCAGTGAAAGTAATGTTTTAATGGTGGACTATTAAGTAAAAACCCAATAAAAAATTGCTTTCCTTTGCCTATAAAGAGTGCCCTCATTGCACCAATGCTTTATCACATGCCTTCCCACTTTTTCTTCCTCTATcagatttcttcttcttctaatcTCTAGGCCCAACTAGGTGGTATCAAACATTAGAGGTCATTGCATCTCAAATTCCAACAAGCAGGTGAGATGCATTGATATTTTCCATCTTTCTATATCTATCTCTATGTATATATAGTTTACGGATTCGAGCTTAGGGTTTACTCCTTTCGACTCCTTTTCAGCTTTTGTCTAATACATTCAATTTCCGTCTGTTTTCAATCTGTATCATTATTAATGAGCACCCATTCCTTTTACTTCATGCTTTTCTCTCCATATCCTGCAAATTGTTACCAGTTTGCTTTACTGCTGCTTAtctaaatatgaaaagtagAATCTCTAACTTATACTGACATAAGCATATCCCAAAATTATGCATGTTTTATATGTATGAAATCTATTTTGTTGGTAACCAAACACATATGTGTAATACTCAGGATACATGTTTGCAGGTGCAGGAGAGCTGTCATTAACAAAAATGGAGTTGCACccaagagaaaaatatatagagAGCCACCCACACTGGCCGCTTATACTTAAGCCTGCTCAAAAACCATACCATTGTGGGGGATGTCAAGAGTATGAGATAGATTTACGAGAATGTTACCAGTGTGAGCACGAGGATGTGCACCAGAAATGTGACTTCCATCTTCATGTGGATTGTGACCCTTACTCCGAGTCCATCTGGCTTCAGTTTATAGACTGCACCTTTACCTTTCAGGTGGAGGCTCCAAGAGGAAAGAAAATGGTTTGCGATGGATGTGGGAAGGATGTGAAAGGATGGTTTTACCAGTGCTCATCGCGGGGGAACCCACGTTATTTACACCCTTGTTGTGCCAAGCTTCCGTTTAAGAAGACGGATAAGGGAGGTATGGTACTTGATCTTAAGGAAAAGACTTCATCAGTGTGCCTAATGTGTGGAAATGAGGGCAATTCCAAAGATTTCAGGAGCTGGGTCTACGTTTCCCGCTGTGGCAATTACTGTTATCATGTGGCATGCGTGAAGGGCAAAGTGGAGAGGTGGAACAAAGAGGAGGGTAGTAATCAGCAACAAAGTTATGGGGCTGGGACCAGCAGCGGAGCCTTGGTGAGAAGGGCTCCGAACCAAGAGATAAAAACAGGCCGTAGAGAGAAGGTCCTCGATTACTTGGAGATGGCATTCGATATTTTCACTTTCGTGGTTCTTCTCATCTTTGGGGTATCTGTCCCTGTGCCTTACGGATTGGTGATCAAAtggttaaaaagaaaatgatagatcGTCATCGCATCAGAAAGTGATTCATCTAAAATCATTAATCATGGTTAGTTGTTATGGCTTTTTAGCAAATGCGagcttttttcttttgtttcgaGTGCTTTTCTTTTTGCCCCCTTTTTCGATTGACGTGGTCAATTTATCTCTGGTGTGAGGTGTAGTGTTCTTTAGGTATGCATGAGAGATGAGATTAGCTCTCGTTTGATCAAGGTTGTGCTCGATGGGAACATAAATGAAGTttgttttccttcctttttctttttcatttcccttTTTGTAATATCAAAATAAACGCCCTTTAATGTTTTAACAAACATGATGATTGATTGTTGTTTAGGTTCATACAGATATTGGTACGGTTCtttgaagtaattttttattgataacaACGAATTTTCTATGGAAAACAACATGGAATACGGGTGTCAACCAAGAAAATATgcgaatatattaaaaagtgaTATAAAATTAAGTGTAGTACTAATCAAAGTTTTAAtgcataaaatattaatttaaaaatataaaaataaaataattaatataaaaacatatgaGGTTTTAATATGAGTTGGTCAATCATTTTtagagaaaatcattttaccatattattaaaaatattaaaaaaataaaaattagaaatatttattaatttatgaaatatttcatattttttcatttcttatatttaCACCTTTAACGACCAGCCTCTTGCTCCACTCTTTCCTATCCCTCCTCCTATCTTTGTTcactttatataattttctgtagttttataactttttcttcttttaaccaaaatatttataaaaatatttataaaaatatttataataattttttttattttataaaaaaaatataatattacaatgacataaatataaaaaataataaggaatttggaacttttttcaaaaataacaaTTCCAACTTTTTTATATCCAGATTATTtatatccaaattaaaaaaaaaaaaaaagggtatgtGTAGCTTAATTCTACCTCACTCGTACCCGGCTGTCACCACCCTTGTGAACACAACTATTTCCACGCACCTACGTCAAGGCATTTTGACCGAAATTATGATATCAAGTACACCAACTTGCTTCCAAAAACAATGAAATCACCGAAGTTTTAATAAACTGAGGATTGGCTTCAGACTTTCAATTCTCGTGCGTGGAATTCTAGTTTCTCTACTCGGCGTGGAAAATTATAGAAGATGCCGTGAAAATGACTTGCAAAAGACTCTCCTCCGTCCAAGAtgatttatttactttaaattctATCAATTGAAAAGACCATCTACACTTAAGAACACAATCACCAGAAAAAATCTAATACGTACcctattgaaaatttaaaatttctctgTATGTATGTTCATTTCAACTTTCTCTGAAGCTACTGTCCATGGAGGAAGAAATTGCATAAAAAACCAGAACTAAACTTCTCTGCATGTTTATCACAACTTCCTCTAATGCTGGTCTTCTTGATGTGATGTCACGAAATCTTCAGTCTTGAAGGGTTATGGAATATTAAAATATCTGCTCATGTTACAATGAtagtttttatttgattttgctGATTTATTACATCTGCTATTACCGTTGTACTAACTATGGGTTACTTTTAGAACTTTTCATGAAGCTTCTAATTGATTTAGGAAAGACCAATATAATCCTAAGAGTTGATCGGTTCAAACTCTCAAATGCTAAAACATAGCTGCCATTGGTCAAGTGTGCTTAAAAAATGGCCAGTTTTGTTCAACAAACACAAATATATGAGCTTCAGAACCAGTAAGATACGTCATATATTTATTCTTCATGTATCTGAAACGGAGGCCTGGATGATTTTCTGGCCTGGTTCGGTGGTTCCTCATTCTAACACGGTATTGTCGACGTTTCAATATTGAccgtcaagaataaaaaaagattttgcgCAACAATTTGTATGTAATtaatcacatatatatatatatatatatatatatatatatatatatatatatatatatataaattggaATGGCCTATTTATTATTCATGTTCAAGAGAACAtgttatttaatcatttttctgcCAAATAGTCTTAAATATAATGAGAatcacaaat
Proteins encoded:
- the LOC104881137 gene encoding uncharacterized protein LOC104881137, producing the protein MELHPREKYIESHPHWPLILKPAQKPYHCGGCQEYEIDLRECYQCEHEDVHQKCDFHLHVDCDPYSESIWLQFIDCTFTFQVEAPRGKKMVCDGCGKDVKGWFYQCSSRGNPRYLHPCCAKLPFKKTDKGGMVLDLKEKTSSVCLMCGNEGNSKDFRSWVYVSRCGNYCYHVACVKGKVERWNKEEGSNQQQSYGAGTSSGALVRRAPNQEIKTGRREKVLDYLEMAFDIFTFVVLLIFGVSVPVPYGLVIKWLKRK